The sequence GCCAAAATTCAGTCTTGAAGACAAAAATGGATTTATTGGCCCATTTTCTATCATCCCATGGTTCCGGATCTGTTAATACCGATCCATagacttcttcatcttcttcttgcaAATTGTCCAGAccatagagagagagagagagagagagagggagggagagaggaAGTACGGTCGATGATGGCCAATCTCTTCATTCTAAAGTTTCCAAGTTTCAGTTCCAGCTTAAGGACTGTCTCTGCTTCAGCTTCATCAAATGGTTCCTTTCTctgttttttatttgattgccTTTCTCTCCCTTATTCACTTAAAACAGCTGACGATGAAATGAAATTGTAGGTGCTCTTCCGTTGTCAGCAGGGAGTGGCAACGGCAGTGGGCCAATGATCCTGGAGCTTCCTCTGGAGAAGATACGGAGACCTCTAATGAGAACCAGAGCTAACGACCCTGATAAAGTCAAAGAACTAATGGACAGCATACAAGAAATTGGCCTTCAAGTACCCGTGAGCTTTTTCTCCTCAATTCATCTTATCTGAATTGAACTTCTTTCTACTGTGTTTCCTAGAAAATCAATGTACTGAAATGGCTAAAATATTGGTATCCATGATTTCTTTTGCAGTTTTCTACTGTGCTGTTTGAGCAATTGGTATCCATTAAAAAAATGGTATCCATTTGGCTGTGGCTAAAGTTGTAATTCACCTGCATtctgctatttttttttttctttaggttGGAGATTCCAACCTCTGATATTTTGTAATGGTTATTATCATCTTAACTAGTTGAACTATGTTTTGGCATTGTAGGGTTGAAAAAATATATGGTTTAGGATGTGGAATCTGATTGGAAATTATGATGGTTATAATGTGACAATTTTTGTTAGCTTTAGAATTTGATGGGAAGGAGGATAATGTAGCAATTGTTAGCTTGTGCTTTTTGGTGAGTTTATGTTCAAAGCTATTCAAATTTCCATTAGTAGAAACCATATAGTTTTGTTGCAGATTCATTCATTTAGGTGCTGCTGGTGAATTTATATGCTTTGTTCTTTCTCCAACTGAAACTTTCGATGTGGTATCAGCCTATACAATGAGTGATTTTAATTACTCAAAAGTTGAATTGTGGACAACCATATTTTACTCATTGATGTGGATTTTGGGGCTAGGTGAACCCATGAAAGCTTTACTTTTGGTCCTTATTCCAAATATAGGACTTGATTAGTCATTAGATAGGGATTAGTCATCAAGAGAAAGAGAAGCATTGGATTTGACCCAGTGAACTAACATCCAATCTTTCCCACGAAAGTTTCATTAATTATTCAGGCAAACTTGAACACCAAGACTCACAAATGGATTCATTCTGTCTGTTCATTGTTAATATTAGTTGACCGTTGTAAACATTAGAATTGTGGGAAACATAAAAGAACGATTGATAGACTGAGAGAATTAGGATACGGTGAATCAATCACTAAAggaatcttttaatttgctaAGAAACTTGATCCTTACCTGCTAAAGTCCATATGCTAAATGCATTTGATGCCCTTTCCTTCTAGTCAGGGGGTCGTTTATTTGTGATATTGTGAATGATTTGTTAATACCTCTTATAATCTATAAAGATACTAATATAACAGTCATATCAGATAAATATTTATAAGGTGAAAATGGCTGGTATTTTTTGTGCCGTAGTCTCAATATGTGCCCTAAAAGTTTTTCAGAATGACACTAGGATGTTACTCATTTTCTCTGTTGTGGATGCAGATTGATGTACTTGAAGTTGATGGAGTTTATTATGGTATGTTTATTCTAATGAAtatttatagtatatttttCTGTAGTAAGGATATTTTCGATTAAAATAATATCTACTATGTAAGGCATCTTGGTCTTtagttttgaaagttcaaaatATAGAGTTTGTCTGGATTCTCtagaaaaaagttttttttagagaaaaaactTTATTCAAACTCTTTGGTTAAAAAGTAAATTTTGGAAGTGTTTCAAAAGTTATTCTCAGTGTCAAACATTTCAATTTTGCCAAAATaacttgtttttaaaattaaatatttgaaaagttAAACTAAACGTCTTTGTACTTTGAGTAAATCATAAAATTAGCCCCCCATATATTTGTGAAGTTAATAGTGCCAACTTTTAAGATTTATGGAAAGCTGAAAGATGAATTTGAGATATTTGAAAGTACAAAACTGAAATGAAATAGTCTAACTTAGGGTTTGAGATCATTCAGATTCTGTTTCCAATTATGCCATTACCGAGTCCATGGTCTATTTTAACAGCAAGGATTGTTTCCAAAGAGCAAAACAAAAAACAGATTTCGTTTCCAATTTCTACTATCTATTTTAGCACGTTGGCAGATTTCATGGTCTATTTTAGCAGCAAGGATTGTTTCCaaagaacaaaacaaaaaacagatTTGGCTTCCAATTTCAAGTCTATTATCTATTTTAGCACGTTAATTTGACATCTAGTTTATCATTTTGATGACTAGATTTCCTTCCCATGGTTCTGTAGGTTTCTCTGGTTGTCATCGCTATGAAGCTCATCAACGTCTGGGGCTTCCTACAATCCGCTGCAAAATTCGTCGTGGAACTAAAGAAACATTGAGGTTTGTTTAACAAAATCTGGCAGGTTTTGGAGTTATTTTGTAATAGTTAGTCATTTTTGTCAAATTTTGTTAGGTTCAGATCGTCTTTAAttattcaaaatcaatttattatttgattttacaGTGTCAAACAGGATTTAAACCATTCTCCCAAACACGGccttataaattttatttctaaCGATTTACTTTTCCCCCTTCTCTTATTGCAATGCATTATTTTTGGTCTTTTATCACCTTGCAGGCACCACCTACGTTGAATACCTACGTTGAAGTTTCAATAGGTTGCCTTACCTTCTGGTAGTAAATTTGCAAGTTCCATCAAActatttattgtttattaatgCTACAAAAGAGCTATTACTGAATTCTTAAAACAAACATACTGTGTATATATCAATCATTGGAAATATTTTCAATGTCAAAGTTTAGTTGTAAATAAAGTAAAACCATTACTTATAGATCCATTTCAATTTCTTAAACTCTTACTCATTTGAACTTAATGCAATTGTCAACGATGAGATGGTCAATCTATTTCCCTTTATATTATAAACCTTTACAATGAGTGGTTTCACAAATACTCTTTCAAGTGTAAAAAACGGATGGCTTCACGTCATTCTTACTTTGAATTGAACTTGAATGTGGAGCAGAAATGTTGCAGCTGCTTTATTTTGGattctgtcttttttttttttttcactccCTTAGAACAGTTAGTTGGAATGATAACTTTTCCCTCATACCATTATCAAAACTCTTCATCAAACAGAAAGAAAGATGTTTTAGTTTGAAGAAAATTAACCAAACCTGCAACAAAGTAGATGCCTTTCAATTAAGAGTTTCAGTTGATCGAGGATTGGGTAACTTTGATCAATTTGAAAATTTCGTAAGAAAAGTTTTGTAAAATGATGATCAAAAGTGTTCAGAAGAATCACAATAAAAGTAATAAGATCGAAGGACCATATTTAATCTATCATAGAACCTGAAGCAACATCAGAAGtatatttttaacaaaattcATGCAAACTATAATGGcagaagaagaaaatggaaCAATGGGAAAGAACCACTTACGTTTTACTATTTGGCAAAGGCAGTTTTACATTTACTTGTATGCTAGCGGTCCAGACCTTGAGACAGCAAACCTTGGAAGTGGACTAGGACCTGAGCTGCCAGAAGTTGAACCTTCAACATATTTCACTTTCCGGCTAGAACTGTAATCCAAAGGGCCTGAACGACGGGCATTCTGGTGTTTAGTTTCAAAGCCCTTTAGCTTCTCCTATCATGATCATAGATAGAACTCTGACTTTGCATAATTGATCCCTTGAAGTAACTCAAATCAATATTGTCGTGTTGAGGAGTAGCATCACCACAACATGGGGGGATCCATGAGATAGTGACGCGTCGGGAGAATTGGCCCTAAGGAGTGCCAATGGCCCTGGAAAATTGGCATAGTACTAGCTATATATTGAATGTATGTATAATGAAATAAGGTATGGTTCCAAGGAGTTTCTTGGAAGGTAAGGTGAGACCTTACATAGTTGATAAAAAAGGATAAGTTGTCTGTTGGAAAAAAGAAGTTAACCTTCTCGTAAGAAAGTTGGCTTCTCCAAGAGGTTTTTACATGAAGTCAACTTTAAAAGAAGGTTGACTTTCTTGTAAAGTTGCCTTCTTGTAATGTTAGCTTGGTCAACTTTCTCATAAAGTTGCAAACTTCAACTTTATGAGACAAAGGATGGAGGTGTTCTCGTAAGGATGGGAATGAGTACTATGAACATGCTTGTCTAGGCACTACtacaaattttggttttaacGATGCAAGTTTTgcatcataaagactttcaatgACACAATTCAATAGGCAGACGAGCCGGTAAGAAGAACTCGATGGCGGACGTCTGAGAGCGGTGGATGCCGAGGGAGAAAATGGCGACGATAGGTTGGATTGTTCGAGTGATTCGGCAGTCAAAAATCGTATACGGATGAGGTATGAGGTCTGAGGTCTGCAAGTGGTGGATGGCGGAGAGAGACGACGACTGAGGTCTGCGAGTGGTGGATGACGGAGGGAGACGATGACGACGATTGGATTAAGAGAGACGGCGTCGGAAGGCAGAGAGGTGGTGTAAATGGTTAAAAGTTAGGGATTTTTTTATACTTATAATTTGTGTcaagaaataataaaactattattttatttgaataactttttaatgacacataaattatgtcgttaattagcgacgcaaaatttttgtcaagaaaaattaaataacgacGCAAAAAATGCGTCGTTAAAAATTCcgcatttgttatttttaacgacacattttacttccacccctctttttttatttttaacgacacaatattttgattactagtgtcgttaaaaaccaaatttgtactagtgtaataatataatcaataacgcttattgaaattataataataacattttattaacaacagtcaatgaattatatttattatctacgagttttaaaacataaaaccAACAATTCTTGGATAAGGAGTTAGGCAAGGAAGCTGATTGATTGTAAGTAGTTTCTTCCTAAAAGTTGTTCTCAAAACTAAAAAGGATTTCTACTGTATTTAAATCCTTAAATGTATTTCTATTGAAACATTGAGTTACAGGATTTCTTTTATGATCTCCAATTCTTAAAATACATTTGATTTATAAATGAGTTGGATTTGAAATGAACTGGAATGATGTGACAAGATGATCTTTGATACCTTATGCAATGAGATGCTTCACGCTTGCTGTGTGTTCTAGTGTGGGATATCTTATCCTTGTTGTGTGGTCTGGGATAAGATTACTGAAATTTAGGtcataaaactcatagtttgtagtttaaaactatattctattcaataaagtggttaccAAAGACTTATTCGTGaaaatataatactataatcttgaatctagTAAACTAAGGTCTTGAGGCTATCTAgtatagacttgaactttatgtagagacataaacgtggatcaagttcgagtatatagcccaaacagtctataatgtatgaataaggttgagcaccttattctgggaacactatggatgctgCCCGCTTTACAGTTAAtataaacgatgtgatcctaaatcgttcatgtagagagacatggaagtgggggcattcaatgcaaagagtttacataagactgaaaccatgaaatagtcacttttaagttataacaccgttgattatataaaattgactatttcgattattaaTGACcaaggtaacttaatcttaatcctgagctaactatgaacttctgttcaaacaaaattatccttagatatgcataggcgagggcagctcaacaatgttgcccaataagccttccatttcaaggTAAGATCAAGtagatggctagggacatagggtgcaaaagaaattcactcctacccgttttagggttagtagatagattgttcccttaaggactgaatccaagtcttggaCATGGTCCCcaaccctctcattggctcaagagagattcgatttataggttgatcttaaaccaattgttcaatagtggatcagtagaATTTACGAAGTAAGATATAGTCCCGGGggtaaaataatattttgaccTAATCGAGGTTACAAACagcctatgaaggattaactcactgttcatggttatatcatatggaaacaaatatatctataatgagggGAGCGCAACTAacggactttagtggaatgactcgttagttaacgaatgttgattagctcgacttaaaagggtttagccagttaatctcagatcattggagcccatgatctataggccCGTTAGGtttccctgctagctcatatgaaattaaattagaaTAATATGTAAGAATAATTCGAACCATTCAGATTaggtaaaaagagagaaaccgacaaatatatgtgatatagtcgttagttataagtttgagatagagttttagatttaaatattaagaaTATGAATACAGATTTATATTCGGGAGCTCAAATTTGAGGGAAATGGTCAAAactatgaaaagtcaaaatgttgacttttgactttgaaaaatcaaactttggctggttttatattcaaatgtgatttaaatttaaaaaaaaatgaatgcagattcatgctcgagGCTCGAAATTAATCAAGAtgaataaaatggtaaaaaatcaaagtgttaacttttgactaactttgactttgacttaaatggtcaaatgactaTATTGtccttggactaaagttagtgagaaaatccaacattttgttggataatcacTAACGCTTAGTtggataagtggctacatgagatgtacaCTTAGTCCACTAAGTTCCATTGATGGTTAGTGGAatgttaggtgttgagatttagtGTACTAATTACATGCATTGTTGCATGTAATTAGAATATTTAAAGGTCATTTTTCAAATTAGAAAAGACTTTTGCaactttttataattttgacttacaaaattattcaaaaacTCTCTCTTCCAAAATCTCAATTCTAAGTCTCACATTTCAATTTCCATCTTGTTCTCCTAATTTCCTTCACTTAATGGGTCCCACTACCTGGTTCTAAGTCTAAAGAATAGCAGGTaaactctagtggtggtctcCGATTCATGTTCGTGAGGAGATTACGAGGATTGAAAAGCTTCAAAGATGAGTTTTTCTTTTACCTAATTTTATTCAGTTAGGGTAATTTTTGCATATTAATGACTAAGTaatttagttgcaattaggatAAAATATGTCTCGTGTTCCATCATATGGTATCAGAGTATGTTAATTTTACTCAATTGCATATGGTAGGTgttcaatttatttgataaattgtttGTTGAACTACACTAGATATATTATGGTTTTATCCCTAAATTaggtgttttttttaattatttttacaaTTGGGTCGATTTTGTGGCTTAATTATTATTGCAAAGGGTTTGTATTTTTTCTAGAGTCGTTAGAGTTGAAATTAGATTGTAATTGCATCTATTGGGAGAGAGAAAAgctaaaattttgaagaaatttcAAAGATAGACCTAGAAAAGGCCTTCAGACTCGGTCTAAACTCGAGATCCGACTTGCAATCACGGTAGAAACCCAATTCAACCCTGTTGTCTTGCGCTACCCACTTGAGCCTGTTTTCTCGGCCCACACGCATGTCTCATCCCAACCCAAACTTAGTGCACGACCAATATCCTTTTCCGTCCAGTTCATGCACGACTCCGACCCAGCTCGTGCTCGAGTGCCTGTCCGACCTGACTCGTTTGCGACCGCTGGGTTTGCTGCCTGCCACCTGTCCACGCTCGGCTTCTACTCTATAACTCAGTCCAACTCGTTTAGTGACCCGTGTGTAAGCCCCTCGTTCcgctcttctttttttattactttatttaatatctcctaaatggtgaaaaacaagttagaatattttcttttgTACTCTTTAAGGTTGATTTGCCTTTTAAGGAAAATTTAGAACCATTTTAGTTAGGTCTAAAACTTGAATTTTGTTAATATTTGAAAAGATTTATTTAAGGGGCAAAAGCGAAACTTAAATTTGAAGTGTGAGGCATCATGGTAATTTCTTCcttgtttttaataaaaaaaaagtgtgcaaaacaaaaagaatatcctaatttttttcttctccttcttcttccccTTGGTTGAATGCACGCACCCCCTCTCTCTCGACTTCTCTTCTGCTCACCATCCCTTTCTAGCTAGAGATGTTCACGGGGCAGGGCGGGTGCAGGGATGCCACTCCCCCTCCCTATCCCCGCCTCCCTATTCCATTCCCTGTCCCCACCAATTTCCTCACGAGGAACGGGGCAGGGATTCCCCACAAGGATTTTGTGGGGACCGGATTCCCCGCGGGAAAATatttcttgttttgttttttagtttttatctCATTTTTCATTCTACATTACTCgaaatatgtgtatatatatatatatatatatatatatatatatatatatatatatatttaagtttgaatctcatttttatttcacatttttttgAAATATGTATAGATTTACAATGTTTTGTTTTCGATAGAATATTATGAAAATTCAACTATTACAAGAAGCACGTAAAAATTCATccataaaattcaaaaattcaaaGATCAATTAATAACTATTTTAACACAGTGTTCAATTACACCGAAGTTTTGAAGAGAAGTTTACAAAATAACTATTCAAGACACAATACATATACTTTTCAGGAAATGGTAAGAAAAGGTTCACAACATAGCCAAAGTCGACCCAAACCATCAACGAATTTTATCCAACTTTGTAGGAAATGGTTCCTAAAAATGATATTATACAAATTAGTATgaataaatattcaaaaaataatattaatatgcAAACTTATTACTTACATCATCGTCTAAGTTTCGATCGTGAAGAACATTTGCCAACACTTTAGCATCAATAGGAGTATGCTTATCTATGTGAGccatgaacaaaaaaaaaaaaaaagatctcaAATCATAGTTAgtaaaaatttgttaaataatcTAAACACTAGTATTAACTCATACCTTCAGCCCATAGCCAATCTTGAGTATACATCAAAGCTTCCAATAAGTTTTCATGAATTTGAGAACGATGTGGACCCACATGTCTACCACCAAAACTAAATGTTGATTTATAAGCAACAGTAGTGATTGGAACAACTAGAACATCCTTTGCAATTTCATACAAAACATTATACTTGACTCCATTCAATTTACAACATTCTAAAATGTTAGTCTTCCGTTCGCAGTAAAAGAGACTCATCCAAATAACGATCAAACTTTGATTTGACATTGTTAACATCATTCTCCACATTACTAACAAACTCTTCAAACTTAAGGTGGCGATCTTTCCTATGAACAAGAGAAGTTTTACTACTATTTCCATCTCGCTTTGAAGTCGAATAAGATGTAGATGTAGAACGCTGAGGTTCTTCTATTGTACTTGACTTTTAACTATAAAACGTCATCAAATCACAACACAATTCTCTAACACGTTTAATTTCAGCAGTATAATGAGATCCATAGATTTGAGGAAAATAAAACTCGATCAATCTCATCTTGAATCTAGCATCTAATACTGTAGCTATTGCCAACACATCATGAATCATACTCTAATACTTTTCAAACTTGGAAATCATTCTTGCCGCCATTACTTGTATCTTCTTAACATTAGAATTAAGCCACTTAGAAAGTTCCAACTTAATTTCACAAACTTCTTCGAAAAAAATATTAGAGGTTAGATAACTCAACCTAGAAAGTAATTCAGTCATCAAGTAGAATGGTTCTAATCTATCACGCATTTCTTTTGCAAAATTCCAATCTATTTTTGAAACGAGACAAGTGAATAGTGGTTCACGTTGTCTTAGATGAGGAAACACATCCTTGTATTCCAAAGCAGTTTTGAACATCACATATGTTAAATTTCATCTTGTAAAACAATCAAGACATAGTTTTTTAGTGCATGGAATTTGTAATTGACGAACTCATTCCTCAAATTTTGCTTTCCTTTTTGGAGAAATAGTCCAAAAATGAACCGTACCTCTAATCTTCTCTATACCATTAGAAATTACAGTCAAACCATATTTCACTATCAAGTTCAAAATGTGTGCACAACAACGAATGTGAAACAAACTTCCATGCAACCAAAGTGTCCTTAAATCTAACTTTCTTAATAGAATGTCAACCATTGCGTCATTTTTTGAACAATTATCTACTGTTAAAGTGGACAATTTATGATCTATGTTCCAATCAAATATATACTCTATTAATGCTTTAGCAAGTAAATGTCCAATATGTGGATGTGACGCATGTACAAACctattattacataataatatGTTAAAATAGAAACTACTAAATGTTAAACAAAAAATAGATTATAAGatgaaatatttaaatcaaattacCTCAAAAGTCTACTTTGTCGGACCCAAGAATCACCAATAAAATGTGCAATGATTGCCATGTATCTCTTTTTCTGGCTTGTCACAATCCACATGTTCATAGTAAGGACAACCCTACTTTTGTTGCTTTCCAAAATTTTCATTGTTTTAATTTTCTCTTCctcataaatttttattatctcTCCTCATCGTGCTTCTTGAAATCATCTTAAACATTGGTTGAACACCACTCAAAAACTTTCTAAATCCTTTGTGTTCAACCATGTTTATAAGATATTCATGTAAAATTATGGCATACGCAAGGTCTCTTCTAGAAGCTTCGTAATAAAAAAGGGTTGAATTTAACACTAATTTTCCCTCATTTGTTTTAGTGGGTTTCAAACACGATTGCCTAATGTCTCTTTGTCTACGTAATGGACAAATTTTGAAGATcatgtaaatgttttgttccATTTTTAGATTCTCCTCCTAACTTTTTTCCATAATAATTACATATTGCTTTCATGgtatcatttattttttgtcttttataaTGATTCTATACAACCGATGTCAATCTACTACTTTTTAGTATTTCCTCATTATCATCACTATCTAATATAATATGTGTAGATTGATCATGACCACTTGAAGCACTATTCATTGGAGTTGAACTACCTTGTTCTAACTCATTATCATTAGATAGAGTCATTTTCACCTACAAATAGTCAAAATATACTCTTAAAATAAAGTAGATTAACCTAATACACCAACCATAAAGTAACTAGAACTTTGGAATAATACTTGTTAGACCCACTAATAACACCCCTTATATTTGTTTACACATATTCACACATAACCTACATATACCAAGAAAAGTAAATACAAATATTGGGGTAAcaagaattattttaaataaagtaaaagTTCAAAAACAGCTTCAAAATTTAATCACAAATTCTTCTAATCACAAATTAcaaattacaaaacaaaaacacaCAGTCAACTCAACATCGTATACACCATGAATCAAAAAGTATAAAACATATAAAACATGAAATATAGAAGAGTAAAACATTCATATAAAAAGTTCATATAAAACATAAATCACTCACAATGTAGATTTATCCATGGCTAGATCTAAATGGTAGTTGATGAGTAAAATttagaagaaaaggaagaggcGGCGGCGTGCAGAAAACAATGGAAtggagaaaggaagaaaatggAGAATAGAAGAGAAAAGAATGGAAATATGGAATGGAGAAAGCcacagagaagaagaagaagaaaaaaaaggaaagaagagagaaaaatataAATGGAATGCGgcgagagagaaaaagaagaagaaaaaaaaagaaagaagagagaaaaaatgtaTTCCCCGTCCTCAGCCCCGATTTGCGAATGGGAAAAACAATCTCCCCACTCTCTCCCTCATTCCCTATGTATTTAGGGATTCCCCACCCCATTCGGGACGGGTCTTCACGGGGTCCTGACCCCACGGGTTAAATGGACATCTCTATCTCTAGCTCATCAACCACACCTCTCTTCTTTTCCTTCAGCGGACGCCACCACCTAGCCACCTCTTGCGCCTCTTAACTCACCGATGATTTCCAGCCACACGCCGTTGTTCGAGGCCAGCAGAGAAATAGTTTTCGCTGCAGTTCTTGCCATAGTTCGTGATGCTCTGTCGCTAAAATCTACAAGCCACACGTGCGCAAAGTCCTTTGGTCGTTCATCCCATTCGCcaaattttatttgattgcCCTGTCGTTGGGGGTAACATATTGTCGGCTGTCGAGTCCTGTTCCTTCAGGTAGTCATTGAAAATTTTCTCCCTTGTAGATTTGGGTAAAGTTCTAAACATTATGAAGTGGCTTTTGAGTACCTATCTAAGTTTGGTGCTAATATTGATTAACCCATGATTTATGGACGTTAAGACCGAAGTTGAAAGACCATCGAAGC comes from Cucumis melo cultivar AY chromosome 12, USDA_Cmelo_AY_1.0, whole genome shotgun sequence and encodes:
- the LOC103498252 gene encoding sulfiredoxin, chloroplastic/mitochondrial isoform X3, encoding MVPDLLIPIHRLLHLLLANCPDHREREREREGGREEVRSMMANLFILKFPSFSSSLRTVSASASSNGALPLSAGSGNGSGPMILELPLEKIRRPLMRTRANDPDKVKELMDSIQEIGLQVPIDVLEVDGVYYGFSGCHRYEAHQRLGLPTIRCKIRRGTKETLRHHLR
- the LOC103498252 gene encoding sulfiredoxin, chloroplastic/mitochondrial isoform X1 gives rise to the protein MMANLFILKFPSFSSSLRTVSASASSNGALPLSAGSGNGSGPMILELPLEKIRRPLMRTRANDPDKVKELMDSIQEIGLQVPFSTVLFEQLVSIKKMVSIWLWLKLLMYLKLMEFIMVSLVVIAMKLINVWGFLQSAAKFVVELKKH
- the LOC103498252 gene encoding sulfiredoxin, chloroplastic/mitochondrial isoform X2, whose amino-acid sequence is MMANLFILKFPSFSSSLRTVSASASSNGALPLSAGSGNGSGPMILELPLEKIRRPLMRTRANDPDKVKELMDSIQEIGLQVPFSTVLFEQLVSIKKMIDVLEVDGVYYGFSGCHRYEAHQRLGLPTIRCKIRRGTKETLRHHLR